The sequence CCGCCCATCTGGCCCTGTTCCCGCAGATCAGTGAACAGGTTACGCACCGCCAACCGCTCACTCATGTTTTGCGGGCTGAACTCCTTGCCGCGTGGATCGAGGGCTGTCACGCCGTTCTTCACCAGGCGATCGGCCAGCGGCACGTCGCTGCAAATCACCAACTCGCCAGGCACGGCGTGCTCAACGAGGTAGTCATCAGCGGCGTCCGGGCCACTGGGCACCACAATCAGCTTCACACACGAGAAGCTCGGTTTGATCTGGCTCTGCCCCGCCACCAGCACCACTTCGAATTGGCGCTTGAGGGCAAACTTCACCACCTGATCCTTGGCCGCCCGTGGGCAGGCATCGGCATCGATCCAGACGCGCATGGTTATGCCGTCACTCGGCGTTTTTCAGCCAGCCGACTGCGGCCATACAGCACCACGATTGCCAGAATCGCCACCGCCTGGGCACTCAGCGAATAGGCGTCAGCGTGGATGCCCAACCAATCGAAGTCGAAGAACGCTACCGGCCGGGTGCCGAAGATGCCGGCTTCCTGCAACGCCTTGACGCCATGCCCGGCGAACACCACCGACAGCGCGCACAGCAGCGCCGCGTTGATGCCAAAGAACAGTGCCAGCGGCAACTTCGCCGAACCCCGCAGAATCACCCAAGCCAGGCCCACCAGCAGCACCAGCGCCGTGGCGCCGCCTGCCAGGACCGCGTTGTGCCCGGCAGGACCTGCCTGCAGCCACAGGGTTTCGTAGAACAGGATCACTTCAAACAGCTCGCGGTAGACCGAGAAGAACGCCAATACTGCAAAGCCGAAACGTCCACCGCCGCCCACCAGGCTGCTCTTGATGTAGTCCTGCCAGGCCGCCGCATGGCGTCGGTCATGCATCCACACGCCGAGCCACAGCACCATGACGCTGGCAAACAGCGCCGTGCAGCCTTCCAGCAATTCACGCTGGGCGCCGCTGACGTCAATCACGTAGGCCGCCAAGGCCCAAGTCCCAAGACCGGCCAACAGCGCCAGGCCCCAACCGACGTTTACGCTGCGCACCGCCGATTGCTGGCCGGTGTTACGCAGGAAGGCGAGGATTGCCGCCAGTACCAGAATCGCTTCCAGGCCTTCTCGCAACAAGATCAGCAAGCCGGAGATATAACTCAAGGACCAACTCAAGCCATCGCTGCCCAGCAAGCCAGCGGACTGCTTGAGCTTGCCCTTGGCCACATCCAGGCGCTGCTCCACCTGCTCAATCGGCAAACCATCCTGCAGCGACTGCCGGTAAGCCATCAGGGCCTTCTCGGTGTCTTTGCGCACGTTGGCGTCGACGTTGTCCAGAGAGCTTTCAACCAGCTCGAAGCCTTCCAGATAAGCCGCTACCGACAGGTCGTACGCCTGTTCATGATCACCGTTGCGAAACGCGGCGAGACTTTTGTCCAGGGTGGTCGCGGTGTAGTCGAGCAACTGCGCCGGGCCACGCTTGACCTGCGGCGGCTGTGCGCGTTGTGCGCGGAAGGTGGCGGTGGCATCT is a genomic window of Pseudomonas sp. ADAK18 containing:
- a CDS encoding YaiI/YqxD family protein, with translation MRVWIDADACPRAAKDQVVKFALKRQFEVVLVAGQSQIKPSFSCVKLIVVPSGPDAADDYLVEHAVPGELVICSDVPLADRLVKNGVTALDPRGKEFSPQNMSERLAVRNLFTDLREQGQMGGGPPPHGEKEKQAFANSLDRILTRLMRQA
- a CDS encoding cytochrome c/FTR1 family iron permease, with product MTGPSRFLAWLLLPTLMSCSVNLLAATAEGAPQALHLLDYIGADYPPTVEAGKVIDDSEYREQVEFLGVLQGLVAELPEKPERAELVTGVDELLVAVKAHEDGAAVAHQARQLGAKLAVAYEVSQAPAITPDPARGAPLYAQHCSVCHGDAGAGDGPAGVGLTPPPANLRDAARLDRLSLYAIYNTLGLGVEGTDMPSFADQLDDRQRWDLATYIAGFTANPAAAKSEKSFNLADLARQTPNEVLAAEGPDATATFRAQRAQPPQVKRGPAQLLDYTATTLDKSLAAFRNGDHEQAYDLSVAAYLEGFELVESSLDNVDANVRKDTEKALMAYRQSLQDGLPIEQVEQRLDVAKGKLKQSAGLLGSDGLSWSLSYISGLLILLREGLEAILVLAAILAFLRNTGQQSAVRSVNVGWGLALLAGLGTWALAAYVIDVSGAQRELLEGCTALFASVMVLWLGVWMHDRRHAAAWQDYIKSSLVGGGGRFGFAVLAFFSVYRELFEVILFYETLWLQAGPAGHNAVLAGGATALVLLVGLAWVILRGSAKLPLALFFGINAALLCALSVVFAGHGVKALQEAGIFGTRPVAFFDFDWLGIHADAYSLSAQAVAILAIVVLYGRSRLAEKRRVTA